TTCAGCATCAACACGGACGCACGGGGCCGCCCAGCAGGGTTTCCAGCACCGCCATCCGCACCGCCACGCCGTTGCGGACCTGGCGCAGGACCAGCGATTGCGGCCCATCGGCGACCTCGTCGGTGATCTCCACCCCGCGGTTGATCGGCCCGGGATGCATCACCACCGCATCCGGCGCCGCGTGTCGCAGGCGGCTGGCGGTGAGGCCGTAGTCGCGGTGATAGTCCTCCAGCGAGGACACCAGCCCTTCTTCCATCCGCTCACGCTGCAGGCGCAGCATCATCAGCGCATCCACGCCTTCCAGCGCGGCGTCCAGATCGTGGCTGACGGTGCACCCCGCCAGGGTGGCGTCAGCGGGCAACAGCGTCGGCGGCGCACACACGCGGATTTCCCCGGCGCCCAGCGTGCGCAGCGCGTGCAGGTCGGAGCGGGCGACGCGCGAATGCTTCACGTCGCCGACGATCAGCACCTTGAGGCGGCTGAAGTCGGCCCCCTTGGCCTGGCGCAGGGTCAGCATGTCGAGCAGTCCCTGGGTGGGGTGATCGCTGCGGCCGTCGCCCGCATTGACCAGTGCGGTGCCCGGTCCCGCGGCGGCGGCCAAGGCGGCCA
The genomic region above belongs to Lysobacter avium and contains:
- a CDS encoding aspartate carbamoyltransferase catalytic subunit; translation: MNTANEVLEPLRHLLSLEHLPRAQLIALLDRAQCLVDGEGDRAALAGIAICTLFFEASTRTRLSFQLAAQRLGADVLNFDVSTSSTRKGETARDTLRTIEAMGVRGFIVRDNEDGSVAALAAAAGPGTALVNAGDGRSDHPTQGLLDMLTLRQAKGADFSRLKVLIVGDVKHSRVARSDLHALRTLGAGEIRVCAPPTLLPADATLAGCTVSHDLDAALEGVDALMMLRLQRERMEEGLVSSLEDYHRDYGLTASRLRHAAPDAVVMHPGPINRGVEITDEVADGPQSLVLRQVRNGVAVRMAVLETLLGGPVRPC